In Chitinophagales bacterium, one DNA window encodes the following:
- a CDS encoding T9SS type A sorting domain-containing protein — MTPFSIFPNPASSLIVLRFNFSLPQTLSVFNSVGQLVYESPVIGEAEQIDVRDYPNGIYLIKFELNQRIFSQAIIIDH; from the coding sequence ATAACGCCATTCTCAATTTTCCCCAATCCGGCTTCGAGTTTAATTGTTTTACGTTTCAATTTCAGCTTACCCCAAACCCTATCTGTTTTCAATTCTGTAGGGCAACTCGTCTATGAATCGCCAGTAATAGGAGAAGCAGAACAAATTGATGTAAGAGATTATCCGAATGGTATTTACTTAATAAAATTTGAGTTGAATCAACGGATATTTTCTCAAGCGATCATAATTGATCATTAA
- a CDS encoding thioredoxin family protein, whose product MKPGLFSILLLLAGIATAQSQPLFRELSYAAALEKSADESKPVFLMCYTSWCGHCKKMKEEVLTDSAVAAFYTAHFICIKADMEAGEGINLHNRFSVKMYPTFIFLDKNGTTLYRLMGEFKPAELIEQGKNALTPEKQLPYLQQIFEADPSNAEKCYTYLMALRRGAMDFTAVATTYFATKQDADLLNELNWKIIANGVTDINSHQFQFVLKHQQEFSAIASPGRVQRKISNMVTETLSPMVEAKDTAAYFRMRPSVVAIQNYKADSLLFLMDKEIYEHTFNWNGYKRTCLAGAEKFAWNDYHQLHDMADVFYKNITETGALSQAALWVQHSTELNQNYAAFVLAARLFQKTGNKPEATRMAQQGKELALKNGWDTSEADQLLLQLQ is encoded by the coding sequence ATGAAACCTGGCCTGTTTTCTATCCTTTTGCTGCTTGCCGGAATTGCGACGGCTCAATCCCAGCCACTCTTCCGTGAACTGAGTTATGCAGCAGCATTGGAAAAATCAGCCGATGAGTCGAAGCCGGTCTTCCTCATGTGCTATACTTCCTGGTGCGGTCATTGTAAAAAAATGAAGGAAGAAGTGCTGACCGACAGCGCAGTTGCTGCATTCTACACGGCGCATTTCATTTGCATTAAAGCAGATATGGAAGCCGGTGAAGGCATTAACTTGCACAACAGGTTTTCGGTAAAGATGTACCCGACCTTTATTTTTCTAGATAAAAACGGGACCACGCTTTACCGGTTGATGGGAGAATTTAAGCCTGCCGAATTAATTGAGCAGGGCAAGAATGCCTTAACGCCGGAGAAGCAGCTGCCATACCTGCAACAGATCTTTGAAGCTGACCCTTCCAACGCCGAGAAGTGTTACACCTACCTGATGGCTTTGCGGCGCGGCGCCATGGATTTCACTGCAGTAGCCACCACATATTTCGCCACCAAGCAAGATGCTGATTTACTGAATGAACTCAACTGGAAAATTATTGCCAACGGTGTTACGGATATCAACTCTCATCAATTTCAGTTTGTATTGAAACACCAGCAGGAATTTTCGGCCATTGCTTCGCCGGGAAGGGTGCAGCGCAAGATCAGCAATATGGTAACAGAAACATTATCGCCCATGGTGGAAGCAAAAGACACTGCTGCGTATTTCCGGATGCGACCTTCAGTGGTTGCGATTCAGAACTATAAAGCTGATTCGCTGCTGTTCCTGATGGACAAAGAAATTTATGAGCACACCTTCAACTGGAATGGCTATAAACGTACCTGCCTGGCCGGTGCGGAAAAATTTGCCTGGAACGACTATCACCAGTTGCACGACATGGCTGATGTGTTTTATAAAAACATTACGGAAACAGGGGCGCTCTCCCAGGCTGCCTTATGGGTGCAACATTCAACCGAGTTGAACCAGAACTATGCGGCCTTTGTGCTTGCTGCCAGGCTTTTCCAGAAAACCGGCAATAAACCGGAAGCAACACGCATGGCACAGCAAGGCAAGGAACTTGCGTTGAAAAACGGCTGGGACACTTCAGAAGCTGATCAGCTGTTGTTACAGCTACAATAA
- a CDS encoding UDP-glucose/GDP-mannose dehydrogenase family protein, translated as MNIAVIGTGYVGLVTGTCFAEMGNNVICVDINQEKIDALRNGKVPIFEPDLDVLFERTVKQGRLRFTTGLKEAVDQSKVLFLALPTPEGEDGSADLSYVLNCARDIGKIITEYKVIVDKSTVPVGTAERVRAMLAENAKVDFDVVSNPEFLREGIAVEDFMKPDRVVIGTSSERAKKLMEQLYEPFVRQGNPIIFMDERSAEMTKYAANSYLATRISFMNEIANLCELLGADVDMVRKGVGSDARIGKRFLFPGIGYGGSCFPKDVKAMAKTAEDVGYEMKILNAVMGVNEKQRVGMVKKMEEYYKGKLEHKRIAIWGIAFKPNTDDIREAPALYIINELLKKGCSVAVYDPEALGNLKKTFRDKVEYCTDLYAPLKDADALMVLTEWSLFRTPDFEKMASLMKEKVIFDGRNLYNLDQIEEYGFYYNSIGRQTVTGKKSRNSQ; from the coding sequence ATGAACATTGCAGTTATAGGAACAGGTTACGTTGGTTTGGTTACAGGAACATGTTTTGCCGAAATGGGCAACAACGTGATCTGTGTTGATATCAACCAGGAAAAAATTGATGCATTGCGCAATGGCAAGGTGCCCATTTTTGAGCCGGATTTGGATGTGCTTTTTGAAAGAACCGTAAAGCAGGGGCGGCTGCGTTTCACTACCGGTCTGAAAGAAGCAGTTGACCAGTCGAAGGTTTTGTTTCTTGCCCTTCCCACGCCGGAAGGTGAAGATGGCAGCGCTGACCTTTCTTATGTGCTGAACTGCGCACGCGATATCGGCAAGATCATTACAGAATATAAAGTGATCGTGGACAAGAGCACGGTGCCCGTCGGAACAGCGGAACGCGTGCGGGCGATGCTTGCTGAAAATGCGAAAGTTGATTTTGACGTGGTGTCGAACCCCGAGTTCCTGCGGGAAGGAATAGCGGTGGAAGATTTTATGAAACCCGACCGTGTAGTGATTGGCACTTCATCGGAACGTGCGAAGAAACTTATGGAACAGTTGTATGAACCCTTTGTGCGGCAGGGCAACCCGATTATTTTTATGGATGAACGGTCGGCTGAGATGACAAAATACGCCGCCAATTCATACCTCGCTACCCGCATATCGTTCATGAATGAGATTGCCAACTTATGCGAATTGCTGGGCGCCGATGTTGATATGGTGCGCAAAGGCGTGGGAAGTGATGCACGTATTGGCAAACGTTTTCTGTTTCCCGGCATCGGTTATGGTGGCAGCTGTTTTCCAAAAGATGTGAAAGCCATGGCAAAAACAGCGGAAGATGTTGGTTATGAAATGAAGATACTGAATGCAGTAATGGGTGTGAACGAAAAGCAGCGGGTAGGCATGGTGAAGAAAATGGAAGAGTATTACAAAGGAAAACTGGAGCATAAAAGGATTGCCATCTGGGGCATTGCCTTTAAGCCCAATACCGACGATATCCGCGAAGCACCTGCATTATACATCATCAATGAGTTGCTGAAGAAAGGTTGTTCGGTTGCCGTTTATGATCCTGAAGCACTCGGAAACCTGAAAAAGACATTCCGTGACAAGGTGGAATATTGTACCGATCTCTATGCGCCACTGAAGGATGCTGATGCGTTGATGGTGCTGACGGAATGGAGCCTGTTTCGTACACCGGATTTTGAAAAGATGGCCTCGCTGATGAAAGAGAAAGTGATTTTTGATGGCCGCAATCTTTACAACCTAGACCAGATTGAGGAATATGGCTTCTACTATAACAGTATCGGCCGGCAAACGGTGACCGGCAAAAAAAGCAGGAACAGTCAGTAA
- a CDS encoding DegT/DnrJ/EryC1/StrS family aminotransferase → MRKIEMVDLKAQYQQIKPAIDAAIQDVVTSAAFINGKPVQEFSKALATYLGVKHVIPCANGTDALQIAMMALGLQPGDEVICPSFTYYATVEVVALLKLTPVFVDVNLRTFTMEAANVEKAITPKTKAIVPVHLYGQSVNMEPLLALAAKYSIPVIEDNAQGIGSSYTYADGTRKKTGSMGIIGCTSFFPSKNLGGYGDGGAMFTNDDALATVLRMIANHGQQTRYYHDMIGVNSRLDTLQAAVLGVKLPLLDQYITARRKAAAFYDNAFANHPRITIPLQAAYSDHVFHQYTLQVEGDRDGLVQYLQEKGIPSMIYYPVPCHLQKAFEGKGRVTGDMHNTMQLVQRVISLPMHTELDEEQLGYITAAVLQFLK, encoded by the coding sequence ATGAGAAAGATTGAAATGGTGGATCTGAAGGCGCAGTATCAGCAGATTAAGCCTGCCATAGATGCTGCCATTCAGGATGTGGTGACGTCGGCTGCATTCATAAATGGTAAGCCCGTGCAGGAATTTTCAAAAGCGCTGGCCACTTATCTGGGAGTGAAGCATGTGATTCCCTGCGCCAATGGAACAGACGCTTTGCAGATTGCCATGATGGCGCTCGGCTTACAGCCCGGTGATGAAGTGATCTGCCCTTCTTTCACCTACTATGCAACGGTGGAGGTAGTAGCACTGCTGAAGCTGACACCGGTATTTGTGGATGTGAATCTCCGCACATTTACCATGGAAGCCGCTAACGTGGAGAAGGCGATTACACCTAAGACAAAAGCGATTGTTCCGGTTCATCTCTACGGTCAGTCTGTCAATATGGAGCCTTTGCTTGCATTGGCTGCGAAATATTCCATACCGGTTATTGAAGATAATGCCCAGGGTATCGGCAGCAGTTATACGTACGCCGATGGTACGCGAAAGAAAACAGGTTCGATGGGAATTATCGGATGCACTTCTTTTTTCCCATCCAAAAACCTCGGCGGATATGGCGACGGCGGTGCTATGTTTACCAATGATGATGCACTCGCAACTGTCCTGCGCATGATTGCCAATCACGGGCAGCAGACCAGGTATTACCATGATATGATTGGGGTGAATTCAAGGCTCGACACATTACAGGCTGCAGTATTGGGTGTGAAACTTCCGTTGCTCGATCAATACATCACGGCAAGAAGAAAGGCCGCCGCCTTTTATGACAATGCATTTGCCAATCATCCGCGCATAACCATTCCGCTTCAGGCAGCTTATTCCGATCATGTTTTTCATCAGTATACGCTGCAGGTGGAGGGCGATCGTGACGGGCTTGTGCAGTATTTGCAGGAAAAGGGGATTCCGTCCATGATCTATTATCCTGTGCCCTGCCACCTGCAGAAAGCATTTGAGGGAAAGGGAAGAGTAACAGGCGACATGCATAACACAATGCAGCTCGTACAGCGCGTGATTTCATTGCCGATGCATACGGAACTGGATGAGGAACAGCTGGGTTACATTACAGCAGCGGTGTTGCAATTTTTGAAATGA
- a CDS encoding 3-deoxy-D-manno-octulosonic acid transferase, with product MHPFFTLLYNLAIQCYYAGIVIAAPWNSKAKQWLNGRKNQFALLQNTLQEDEQRIWFHCASAGEFEQGRPVMEACKKRWPQHKILLTFFSPSGYELRKNYAGADYVFYLPLDTGGNAQQFVSLVKPAAVIIVKYEFWYHHLQVLHKQGIPVLLISAIFRKNQLFFTWYGNPWRKVLHLFQHIFIQDQQSLQLLHSIDIEHAGIAGDTRFDRVWEIAQHPQVLPIIQSFKGNSHLFVAGSTWPEDEKLLADLIRMNPPQWKFLIVPHELKPLHLTALINRFKEEAILYSSATVENCTSKRILVVDAIGLLSSIYSYGNMAYTGGGFGKGIHNVLEAAVFGLPVIFGPNYHKFNEAVALLANNGAIAVHTAGELHEGFDQFNEQADEVHTINRNFIAANKGATDRIMAYLTPIIEDTGASAT from the coding sequence ATGCATCCATTCTTCACCCTGCTCTATAACCTCGCCATTCAATGCTACTATGCAGGCATCGTAATAGCCGCTCCCTGGAACAGCAAGGCGAAGCAATGGCTCAACGGCAGAAAAAATCAGTTTGCACTTTTACAAAACACTTTGCAAGAAGATGAGCAACGCATCTGGTTTCACTGTGCCTCAGCAGGTGAATTTGAACAGGGACGGCCGGTGATGGAAGCCTGTAAAAAAAGGTGGCCGCAACATAAAATCTTACTGACTTTTTTTTCACCATCAGGATATGAACTGCGGAAGAATTATGCCGGCGCTGATTATGTGTTTTACCTGCCGCTGGATACTGGGGGTAATGCACAGCAATTTGTATCGCTGGTGAAGCCTGCGGCAGTTATCATTGTAAAGTATGAGTTCTGGTATCATCACCTGCAGGTTTTACACAAACAGGGAATTCCGGTATTGCTCATTTCCGCCATCTTCCGGAAAAACCAGCTTTTTTTTACCTGGTATGGAAATCCCTGGCGTAAGGTGCTGCATCTCTTCCAGCATATTTTCATACAGGATCAGCAATCACTGCAACTGCTGCATTCAATAGATATTGAACATGCCGGTATTGCGGGCGATACACGCTTTGACCGGGTTTGGGAGATTGCACAGCATCCGCAAGTGCTTCCCATCATCCAAAGCTTTAAAGGCAATTCACATCTGTTTGTGGCCGGGAGCACATGGCCGGAGGATGAAAAGTTACTGGCTGATCTGATCCGCATGAATCCGCCGCAATGGAAGTTCCTGATCGTACCGCATGAATTAAAACCACTCCATCTTACTGCATTAATCAATAGGTTTAAGGAAGAAGCTATCCTTTATTCATCTGCCACCGTGGAAAACTGTACTTCCAAACGAATCCTGGTTGTGGATGCAATAGGTTTGCTGTCATCCATCTATAGCTATGGAAATATGGCTTATACCGGTGGTGGTTTCGGCAAAGGCATTCATAATGTGCTGGAAGCCGCCGTATTTGGGTTGCCGGTCATTTTCGGACCGAACTATCATAAGTTCAATGAAGCGGTCGCACTGCTTGCGAATAACGGAGCCATCGCTGTGCATACTGCCGGAGAATTGCACGAAGGTTTTGATCAGTTCAATGAACAGGCAGATGAAGTACACACAATCAACCGGAATTTCATTGCAGCAAATAAAGGAGCAACCGATCGTATCATGGCATACCTGACTCCAATCATTGAAGATACCGGCGCATCAGCAACGTAA
- a CDS encoding thymidine kinase codes for MFIEPYIRQQKAGWIEVICGCMFSGKTEELIRRLKRAKIANQQVEIFKPANDVRYHETNIVSHDTNYIHSTPVAHSDQILLMAGNIEVVGIDEAQFFDMELPRVLETLAGKGIRVIAAGLDMDYTGKPFGPMPELLARAEYATKVHAICVVCGNLASYSFRKSHEKSQVLLGEKDLYEPRCRACFLEGMKKPDSGG; via the coding sequence ATGTTTATTGAACCCTACATACGTCAGCAGAAAGCGGGATGGATTGAAGTGATCTGCGGCTGTATGTTTTCCGGCAAAACAGAGGAACTGATCCGCAGGCTGAAACGCGCAAAAATTGCGAATCAGCAGGTAGAGATCTTCAAGCCCGCCAATGACGTGCGTTACCACGAAACAAATATCGTTTCGCATGATACCAATTACATCCATTCCACACCGGTGGCACATTCCGATCAGATATTACTGATGGCCGGTAACATAGAAGTGGTGGGCATTGATGAAGCGCAGTTTTTTGATATGGAATTACCGCGTGTGCTGGAAACACTGGCCGGTAAAGGCATCCGCGTTATTGCTGCGGGGCTCGACATGGATTACACCGGTAAGCCGTTCGGGCCAATGCCCGAACTGCTGGCCAGGGCTGAATATGCAACAAAGGTGCATGCCATCTGCGTAGTGTGCGGAAACCTCGCCTCCTACTCCTTCAGAAAATCGCATGAAAAATCACAGGTGTTGCTGGGCGAAAAAGATTTATACGAACCGCGCTGCAGAGCTTGTTTCCTCGAAGGCATGAAGAAGCCGGACAGTGGCGGATGA
- a CDS encoding OPT/YSL family transporter encodes MSEPIKSFKPYIEPESSMKEFTPRAIVLGGIFGILFGAATVYLALKAGLTVSASIPIAVLAISLGKRFLGTTILENNIIQTTGSAGESIAAGVVFTLPAFLFLSTDDATGNSIGLEYFSYWTILTLAIFGGILGVLMMIPLRRSLIVQEHHNLPYPEGTACASVLIAGEKGGDFAKPAYIGLAVSTCYAVLQHIFHVVAESPTWITAQKNKYFPSAQIAADITPEYMGVGYIIGPKISGVLVAGGVLAWMCLIPLLATLISPDLIALQQIKLGMLKDMMTAGGRGSWNPETHEWGNMAEALYRAYVRQIGAGAVAAGGFITLLKSIPTIANAFKGGMASMREKGDVMRSRTENDLNFKIVIFGSIALVALMAFLPQIPGTNIFYKLLLGLLVIIFGFFFVTVSSRIVGLIGSSNNPISGMTIATIMATALVFIAIGWTGHVYEPMALVVGGMICIAAANAGATSQDLKTGYIIGATPRYQQIALFIGVIVSSLVIGFTVAFLDQPTADQAAQGITHRIGTEFNAPQATLMATLIKGLLSFNLDWQFVLVGVFIAIVVELCGVKSLSFAVGLYLPLSTTFPIFIGGAIKGLVDYLTKRRGDKQEDAELGRGSLLATGLVAGGALMGVIVAFMQASDGISSWLKDHSQEHTLITLLGENGYQLLGVLFFAAMGYILFRTAMKKSEIES; translated from the coding sequence ATGTCCGAACCAATCAAATCATTCAAACCCTACATCGAGCCCGAATCTTCGATGAAAGAATTTACGCCGCGTGCCATTGTGCTTGGCGGCATATTCGGAATACTGTTTGGCGCAGCAACCGTTTACCTGGCGTTGAAAGCCGGCCTTACCGTTTCCGCATCCATACCGATTGCCGTACTGGCCATCTCGCTGGGTAAAAGATTTCTGGGTACAACGATTCTTGAAAACAACATCATTCAGACGACAGGATCAGCGGGAGAATCAATCGCCGCAGGCGTGGTGTTTACGCTGCCGGCCTTCCTGTTTCTCAGCACCGATGATGCCACCGGCAACAGCATCGGCCTTGAATATTTTTCTTACTGGACCATTCTGACATTAGCCATATTCGGTGGCATTTTAGGTGTGCTGATGATGATACCGCTGCGCCGTTCACTCATTGTACAGGAACATCATAATCTGCCTTACCCGGAAGGAACAGCCTGCGCTTCGGTGCTGATTGCCGGTGAAAAAGGCGGCGACTTCGCCAAACCGGCCTATATCGGATTAGCTGTTTCCACCTGCTATGCCGTTTTGCAACATATCTTCCATGTAGTGGCGGAATCACCTACGTGGATCACCGCACAAAAAAATAAATATTTTCCTTCGGCGCAGATTGCCGCTGACATCACACCGGAATACATGGGTGTAGGATACATCATCGGCCCAAAAATTTCAGGTGTACTCGTGGCCGGTGGCGTGCTGGCATGGATGTGCCTGATACCGTTGCTTGCCACTTTAATTTCACCGGACCTGATCGCATTGCAACAGATTAAACTCGGCATGCTAAAAGATATGATGACTGCCGGCGGACGCGGAAGCTGGAATCCGGAAACACATGAATGGGGCAACATGGCCGAAGCGCTTTACAGGGCTTACGTCAGGCAGATTGGTGCTGGTGCCGTGGCAGCGGGCGGATTTATTACGTTGCTGAAATCCATTCCCACGATTGCCAATGCATTCAAAGGCGGCATGGCCTCCATGCGCGAAAAAGGCGATGTGATGCGTTCCCGTACGGAAAATGATTTGAACTTTAAGATCGTGATTTTCGGAAGCATCGCCTTGGTTGCTTTGATGGCCTTTCTTCCGCAGATTCCCGGAACGAACATTTTCTACAAGCTGCTGCTCGGTCTGCTGGTGATCATTTTCGGATTTTTCTTTGTCACCGTTTCCAGTCGCATCGTAGGCCTCATCGGAAGCAGTAACAACCCTATTTCAGGAATGACGATTGCCACCATCATGGCTACTGCGCTTGTATTTATTGCCATCGGCTGGACCGGGCATGTTTATGAACCAATGGCATTAGTGGTTGGCGGAATGATCTGCATCGCCGCTGCCAATGCCGGTGCAACTTCGCAGGATCTAAAGACCGGTTATATCATCGGTGCAACACCACGCTATCAGCAGATAGCTTTGTTTATCGGCGTTATTGTTTCTTCACTTGTCATAGGATTCACGGTCGCCTTTCTCGATCAGCCTACTGCAGATCAGGCGGCGCAGGGTATCACCCATCGTATCGGCACGGAGTTTAATGCACCACAGGCAACGCTGATGGCAACACTGATCAAGGGCTTATTGTCCTTCAATCTCGACTGGCAATTTGTACTGGTAGGCGTATTTATCGCCATCGTAGTGGAACTCTGCGGCGTGAAGTCACTGTCGTTTGCCGTTGGTTTATACTTACCACTTTCTACCACGTTTCCTATTTTTATCGGTGGTGCAATCAAAGGGCTGGTTGATTACCTGACTAAGCGCCGTGGCGATAAACAAGAGGATGCTGAATTGGGAAGAGGAAGTCTGCTGGCAACCGGATTAGTGGCTGGCGGCGCTTTGATGGGAGTAATTGTTGCGTTCATGCAGGCTTCGGATGGAATCAGTAGCTGGCTGAAAGATCACAGCCAGGAACATACGCTGATTACCCTGCTCGGTGAAAACGGTTATCAGTTGCTGGGTGTATTATTTTTTGCGGCAATGGGATATATCCTGTTCCGCACTGCAATGAAGAAATCTGAAATAGAATCGTAA
- a CDS encoding acetolactate decarboxylase, translating to MKHYLGMLTLLLLAAVSLNSCNSFKSYNATTIGEMEDLIKKGDMTTHIALKDISAAPHSYAIGSVTNLKGFIVVDDGKPYTSFVQGDSVAIDSSWNTEATLLVYASVEKWTEVPVPADIQNWKQLEEFVMNSAKGQKINLDVAFPFLLKGELQRVDWRVTDWDINDKEVTNKKVKSSGLTGTANNVETTLVGFYCTKQYRVLAEHSTKMHIHFVSDDRKVSGHADDLALNGMMKLYLPVETAKD from the coding sequence ATGAAACATTACCTGGGAATGTTGACCCTGCTGTTGCTGGCAGCGGTATCGCTGAATTCGTGCAATTCCTTCAAAAGTTATAATGCCACTACCATCGGTGAGATGGAAGATCTCATCAAGAAAGGCGATATGACTACGCACATTGCATTGAAGGATATCTCCGCTGCGCCACACAGTTATGCCATCGGTTCGGTCACCAACCTCAAAGGCTTTATAGTGGTGGATGATGGAAAACCATATACTTCATTTGTGCAGGGCGATTCAGTGGCGATTGATTCAAGCTGGAATACGGAAGCGACCTTGCTGGTGTACGCATCGGTAGAAAAATGGACTGAGGTTCCGGTTCCGGCCGATATTCAAAACTGGAAACAACTGGAAGAATTTGTCATGAATTCCGCGAAAGGACAAAAGATCAACCTGGATGTCGCTTTCCCGTTTTTGCTGAAAGGCGAGCTGCAACGCGTAGACTGGCGTGTGACAGACTGGGACATCAACGATAAGGAAGTAACCAATAAAAAAGTCAAGAGTTCAGGGCTTACAGGCACAGCCAACAATGTGGAGACAACGCTGGTTGGTTTCTATTGTACCAAACAGTACCGCGTGCTTGCCGAGCACAGCACCAAGATGCACATTCATTTCGTGAGCGACGACAGAAAGGTCTCTGGTCATGCCGATGACCTCGCGCTGAATGGAATGATGAAATTGTACCTGCCGGTGGAAACAGCTAAAGATTAG
- a CDS encoding aldo/keto reductase — MEYRRLGKSGLPVSALSLGSWLTFGKQIEDAVAEDLMKTAYDHGVNFFDNAEIYARGKSEKVMGKILKKMKWQRDSYCVSSKVFFGVGRLPTQKGLHRKHVTEACEQAMKRLNVDYLDLFFCHRPDPETPIEETVWTMHQLIQQGKILYWGTSEWSAGEITEAHTIAEKHHLIGPAMEQPQYNMLHRQRFESEYAILFARYGMGTTIWSPLASGLLSGKYLSGKTGETRLSMAGMEWLKEQKLNDVAALEKVQKLKTVADDLQVSLAKLAIAWCLKNPHVSTVILGASKVQQLKENLAAPEVVPLLTEDVMQLIEGLLNNKA; from the coding sequence ATGGAATACAGAAGATTGGGTAAGTCAGGTTTGCCGGTCAGTGCTTTATCACTCGGTTCATGGCTGACCTTCGGAAAACAAATTGAAGACGCTGTTGCGGAAGACCTGATGAAGACAGCCTATGACCATGGTGTGAATTTTTTTGATAATGCGGAAATCTATGCACGCGGTAAATCAGAAAAGGTGATGGGAAAAATACTGAAGAAGATGAAATGGCAGCGCGACTCTTATTGCGTCTCCAGTAAAGTCTTCTTTGGTGTAGGCAGGCTACCCACGCAAAAAGGGCTTCACCGCAAGCATGTAACAGAAGCCTGTGAACAAGCCATGAAACGGCTGAACGTTGATTACCTTGATCTCTTCTTCTGTCACCGGCCTGATCCTGAAACACCTATAGAAGAAACGGTATGGACGATGCATCAGCTTATTCAGCAGGGGAAAATTCTATACTGGGGAACATCGGAGTGGAGTGCCGGTGAGATCACGGAAGCGCATACCATTGCAGAAAAACATCACCTGATTGGCCCTGCCATGGAACAACCTCAATATAACATGCTCCACCGGCAGAGGTTTGAATCGGAGTACGCCATACTTTTTGCAAGGTATGGCATGGGCACCACCATCTGGTCGCCGCTTGCTTCCGGGCTCTTAAGCGGAAAATACCTGTCGGGCAAAACAGGAGAAACCAGGCTCAGCATGGCAGGCATGGAATGGCTGAAGGAACAAAAACTGAATGATGTTGCAGCCTTGGAAAAAGTGCAAAAGCTGAAAACTGTCGCTGATGATTTACAGGTTTCCCTTGCAAAACTGGCCATTGCCTGGTGTCTTAAAAATCCGCATGTCAGCACCGTGATATTAGGCGCCTCCAAAGTTCAGCAGCTTAAAGAAAACCTTGCCGCACCCGAAGTGGTGCCCCTGCTGACAGAGGATGTCATGCAACTTATCGAAGGCTTGCTGAATAATAAAGCATAG